One region of Haloprofundus salilacus genomic DNA includes:
- a CDS encoding EthD family reductase, which translates to MIKLVELLVRRDGMSHDEFVDYWLNEHSPIAEEMPGLRKYVTSVPKDPERTEYDGVLELYFEDTDAMRAAFDSEAGERTLADAEQFLKTGAGPRLVLDETVQLDELQ; encoded by the coding sequence ATGATTAAACTGGTAGAACTGTTGGTGCGCCGAGACGGGATGAGCCACGACGAGTTCGTCGACTACTGGCTGAACGAACACAGTCCCATCGCCGAGGAGATGCCCGGCCTCCGCAAGTACGTCACGTCGGTGCCGAAAGACCCCGAGCGAACCGAGTACGACGGCGTGCTCGAACTGTACTTCGAGGACACCGACGCGATGCGCGCGGCCTTCGACTCCGAGGCGGGCGAACGAACGCTCGCCGACGCCGAACAGTTCTTGAAGACCGGCGCGGGACCGCGCCTCGTCCTCGACGAGACGGTGCAACTGGACGAACTGCAGTAG
- the dhaM gene encoding dihydroxyacetone kinase phosphoryl donor subunit DhaM, whose translation MVGLVVVSHSEKAAEGICEIAAQMGGDDARIEAAGGDPDGEIGTSVDRIEAAIDDADDGDGVVVLVDLGSAVMNTELAVEMGDANVRIADAPILEGALNAAVEASGSKATLDSVAESAEEARDYRKLN comes from the coding sequence ATGGTCGGACTCGTCGTCGTCTCCCACAGCGAGAAAGCCGCGGAGGGTATCTGCGAGATCGCCGCACAGATGGGCGGCGACGACGCCCGAATCGAAGCCGCCGGAGGCGACCCCGACGGCGAAATCGGGACGAGCGTCGACCGAATCGAAGCCGCCATCGACGACGCTGACGACGGTGACGGCGTCGTCGTCCTCGTCGACCTCGGGAGCGCCGTGATGAACACCGAACTCGCGGTGGAGATGGGCGACGCGAACGTGCGAATCGCCGACGCGCCGATACTTGAGGGGGCGCTCAACGCCGCCGTCGAGGCGAGCGGGTCGAAGGCGACGCTCGATTCGGTCGCCGAGTCCGCCGAGGAAGCCCGCGACTACCGAAAGCTGAACTGA
- the dhaK gene encoding dihydroxyacetone kinase subunit DhaK — MKKLINDPADYVDEMLDGMIAAHPDRVRRLDGTKVLVRADAPVEGKVGIVSGGGSGHEPTHAGYLGNGMLDGAAAGEVFTSPTADQLEEMVRACDSGEGVLCVVKNYEGDVMNFETAGEMAEIEDVEVAEVVVDDDVAVEDSLYTSGRRGVCGTIFVHKIAGAKAAAGGDLEEVRTVAEKVVDNVGTMGMALTSCVTPEKGEPTFDLGDDEIELGIGIHGEPGVERTDVMSADEVADRLTEQVLDDLDVGDGDEVATIVNGMGGTPLSELYIVNRRVQEILGDRGLETWDAWVGDYMTSLDMMGCSVTVLRLDDELKELLGAPADTLALKRTD, encoded by the coding sequence ATGAAGAAACTCATCAACGACCCGGCAGACTACGTAGACGAGATGCTCGACGGAATGATCGCGGCCCACCCCGACCGCGTCCGACGACTCGACGGAACGAAGGTGCTCGTCCGCGCGGACGCGCCGGTCGAGGGCAAAGTCGGCATCGTCTCCGGCGGCGGCAGCGGTCACGAACCGACACACGCGGGCTACCTCGGCAACGGGATGCTCGATGGCGCGGCGGCGGGCGAGGTGTTCACCTCGCCGACGGCCGACCAACTGGAGGAGATGGTCCGCGCCTGCGACAGCGGCGAGGGCGTTCTCTGCGTCGTCAAAAACTACGAGGGCGACGTGATGAACTTCGAGACGGCCGGCGAGATGGCCGAGATAGAGGACGTGGAGGTAGCGGAGGTCGTCGTCGACGACGACGTCGCTGTCGAGGACTCGCTGTACACGAGCGGTCGTCGCGGCGTCTGCGGCACCATCTTCGTCCACAAAATTGCAGGCGCGAAAGCCGCCGCGGGCGGCGACCTGGAGGAAGTTCGAACGGTCGCAGAGAAGGTCGTCGACAACGTCGGTACGATGGGGATGGCGCTCACCTCCTGCGTGACGCCCGAGAAGGGCGAACCGACGTTCGACCTCGGCGACGACGAGATCGAACTCGGCATCGGTATCCACGGCGAACCGGGCGTCGAACGGACCGACGTGATGAGCGCCGACGAGGTCGCCGACCGACTCACCGAGCAGGTGCTCGACGACCTCGACGTCGGCGACGGCGACGAGGTCGCCACCATCGTCAACGGGATGGGCGGCACGCCTCTCTCCGAACTCTACATCGTCAACCGCCGGGTTCAGGAGATTCTCGGTGACCGCGGCCTCGAGACGTGGGACGCGTGGGTCGGCGACTACATGACGTCGCTCGACATGATGGGTTGTTCGGTCACCGTGCTCCGTCTGGACGACGAACTGAAAGAACTGCTCGGCGCGCCCGCGGACACCCTCGCGCTCAAGCGTACGGACTAA
- a CDS encoding phosphoglycolate phosphatase, protein MAPPLALDIDGTLTRSDGSVDPRLFDVLRDWDAPVVLATGKSFPYPVALCHFVGIPETVVAENGGVVYAADEVTFTSDRESAAAVSDEFVARGGDLGWGRADTANRWRETEIAVNIDADEALLRAVADEYGMEVVDTGYAYHVKSPGVSKAKGLKAVCETLSLDPTTFVAVGDSENDVSTFELVDESYAVANADDRARAAAGTVIEESYSDGTLSVLKSLR, encoded by the coding sequence ATGGCTCCGCCGCTTGCGCTCGACATCGACGGGACGCTCACTCGCTCGGACGGCTCGGTCGACCCGCGACTCTTCGACGTGCTCCGAGACTGGGACGCGCCGGTCGTCCTCGCCACTGGGAAGTCGTTTCCCTACCCGGTTGCGCTGTGTCACTTCGTCGGCATTCCCGAGACCGTTGTCGCTGAGAACGGTGGTGTCGTCTACGCGGCCGACGAGGTGACGTTCACCAGCGACCGCGAGAGCGCCGCCGCCGTCTCCGACGAGTTCGTCGCCCGCGGCGGCGACCTCGGCTGGGGAAGAGCCGACACCGCGAACCGCTGGCGCGAGACGGAGATCGCGGTCAACATCGACGCCGATGAAGCGCTCCTGCGAGCGGTCGCCGACGAGTACGGGATGGAGGTGGTCGACACCGGTTACGCCTACCACGTGAAGTCGCCGGGCGTCTCGAAGGCCAAAGGTCTGAAAGCAGTCTGCGAGACGCTCTCGCTCGACCCGACGACGTTCGTCGCCGTCGGTGACAGCGAGAACGACGTCTCGACGTTCGAGTTGGTCGACGAGTCGTACGCCGTCGCCAACGCCGACGACCGGGCACGCGCCGCCGCCGGAACCGTCATTGAGGAGAGCTACAGCGATGGGACGCTCTCGGTGCTGAAGTCGCTTCGGTAA
- a CDS encoding helix-turn-helix domain-containing protein, producing MTTIAELRISAEQFALEELFERYPGVCVDVLRTAAHDTASPASLLWFDHSDSTDVEPALAADESVEAATLLADLNGKWLYQVEWTASVRETLATLLESSTLLGASAKESQWRFRTLFPRHEQLATAHDRWESHGLSITVERISELDETFGRSEFTLTDEQREAFVIAHQRGYFKVPRDVTLTELADEIGITQQALSERLRRAHNSLAESTLHLAEITENEAEPLGRG from the coding sequence ATGACAACAATTGCAGAACTACGTATTTCGGCCGAACAGTTCGCGCTCGAGGAACTCTTCGAGCGCTATCCGGGCGTCTGCGTCGACGTTCTCCGAACTGCGGCACACGACACGGCGAGCCCCGCTTCACTCCTGTGGTTCGACCACAGCGACTCCACGGACGTCGAACCCGCGCTCGCCGCGGACGAATCCGTCGAGGCGGCGACGCTGCTGGCGGATTTGAACGGCAAATGGCTCTATCAGGTCGAGTGGACGGCGTCGGTTCGAGAGACGCTCGCGACGTTACTAGAGAGTTCGACGTTGCTCGGCGCGTCGGCCAAGGAGAGTCAGTGGCGTTTTCGGACGCTGTTTCCGCGACACGAACAACTGGCGACCGCACACGACCGCTGGGAGTCTCACGGCCTCTCGATAACCGTCGAACGAATCTCGGAGCTCGACGAGACGTTCGGGCGCAGCGAGTTCACACTTACCGACGAGCAGCGGGAAGCGTTCGTCATTGCTCACCAGCGCGGCTACTTCAAGGTCCCGCGGGACGTGACGCTTACCGAACTCGCCGACGAAATCGGCATCACCCAGCAGGCGCTCTCCGAGCGCCTCCGCCGAGCGCACAACTCGCTGGCCGAGAGCACGCTTCACCTCGCGGAGATCACCGAGAACGAAGCCGAACCGCTGGGAAGAGGGTGA
- the dhaL gene encoding dihydroxyacetone kinase subunit DhaL, translated as MVDAEIQREAVLAAVENVAARIADEKSHLTDLDSAIGDADHGANMNRGFQAVVEAVDGDEVDDMEPDELVKLVGKTIISNVGGAAGPLYGGSTMLASTELEDGITAETSVAFAETYLQKVQDRGKAEIGAKTMVDALVPAVHTYKKSIEQDDLPPLTALSKAVDACERGVRYTVPLRARKGRASYLDWRSVGHQDPGATSTLYILEELLDTAEEYLDGEVVRDARSPDVPDESPEETADESLGGEDE; from the coding sequence ATGGTAGACGCGGAGATTCAGCGAGAGGCCGTTCTGGCGGCCGTAGAGAACGTCGCTGCGCGCATCGCCGACGAAAAGTCGCATCTGACTGACCTCGACTCGGCCATCGGCGACGCCGACCACGGGGCGAACATGAACCGAGGCTTTCAGGCCGTCGTCGAGGCCGTCGACGGCGACGAGGTCGACGACATGGAACCCGACGAACTCGTCAAGTTAGTGGGTAAGACCATCATCTCGAACGTCGGCGGGGCGGCGGGACCGTTGTACGGCGGTTCGACGATGCTCGCCAGCACGGAGCTCGAAGACGGCATTACCGCCGAGACGAGCGTGGCGTTCGCGGAGACGTATCTCCAGAAGGTCCAGGACCGAGGGAAAGCCGAGATCGGCGCGAAGACGATGGTCGACGCCCTCGTTCCGGCGGTCCACACGTACAAGAAATCCATCGAGCAGGACGACCTGCCGCCGTTGACCGCGCTCTCGAAAGCGGTCGACGCCTGCGAACGCGGCGTCCGATACACGGTGCCGCTTCGAGCGCGAAAAGGTCGCGCGTCGTACCTCGACTGGCGCTCCGTCGGTCACCAGGACCCCGGCGCGACGAGCACGCTCTACATCCTGGAGGAACTCCTCGACACGGCCGAGGAGTATCTCGACGGCGAAGTAGTGCGAGACGCCCGGTCGCCGGACGTGCCGGACGAATCCCCCGAGGAAACCGCCGACGAGTCGCTCGGCGGAGAGGACGAGTAG
- a CDS encoding GNAT family N-acetyltransferase: protein MERDTWDRRPTDGRTGTGERNTELSRPRVEPANVREATLDDAAAVADIARGSWHAAYDDLLSPSVVDETVDAWYDPADLRDQLDRNRIGGVYVAEIEGELTGFAHVYDGDDERIGRGENELGGANAPAELELGRLYVREAYWGRGVGTALVERAAAELAAEGVERLRAVVFADNEVGRAFYDARGFEVRGERTEKFAGDAYDELVVVAAVDDLRAE from the coding sequence GTGGAGCGAGACACGTGGGACAGGCGACCGACGGACGGCCGAACGGGGACCGGCGAGCGAAACACCGAACTGTCCCGCCCGAGAGTCGAACCCGCGAACGTCAGAGAGGCAACGCTGGACGACGCCGCCGCGGTCGCCGACATCGCCCGTGGGTCGTGGCACGCGGCGTACGACGACCTGCTCTCGCCGTCCGTCGTCGACGAGACGGTCGACGCGTGGTACGACCCGGCAGACCTCCGCGACCAACTCGACCGCAACAGGATCGGCGGCGTCTACGTCGCCGAAATCGAGGGCGAACTCACCGGCTTTGCGCACGTCTACGACGGCGACGACGAGCGAATCGGCCGGGGCGAGAACGAACTCGGAGGGGCGAACGCGCCCGCCGAACTGGAACTGGGCCGCCTGTACGTCCGCGAAGCCTACTGGGGTCGCGGCGTCGGGACGGCGCTCGTCGAACGGGCGGCGGCGGAGCTCGCCGCCGAGGGCGTCGAGCGTCTTCGCGCAGTTGTGTTCGCCGACAACGAGGTCGGACGGGCGTTCTACGACGCGCGTGGATTCGAGGTGCGCGGGGAGCGAACGGAGAAGTTCGCCGGCGACGCGTACGACGAACTCGTCGTAGTCGCCGCCGTCGACGACCTGCGGGCGGAGTGA
- the cutA gene encoding divalent-cation tolerance protein CutA gives MPTAYITAPESDASALARTLVDERLAACVNQLPCASTYRWEGEVVDEDEALLLAKTTDEGYDELRDRVLELHPHETPCIERFDEDDVLESFAAWRAGAVGGDEE, from the coding sequence ATGCCTACCGCCTACATCACCGCCCCCGAGAGCGACGCCTCGGCGCTCGCGCGGACGCTCGTCGACGAGCGACTGGCCGCCTGCGTCAACCAACTCCCCTGCGCCTCGACGTACCGCTGGGAGGGTGAGGTTGTGGACGAAGACGAAGCGCTGCTGTTGGCGAAGACGACCGACGAGGGGTACGACGAACTCCGGGACCGGGTGCTCGAACTCCACCCGCACGAGACGCCCTGCATCGAGCGGTTCGACGAGGACGACGTGCTAGAGTCGTTCGCGGCGTGGCGCGCGGGCGCGGTCGGCGGAGACGAGGAGTAG
- a CDS encoding DUF368 domain-containing protein, which translates to MADGETLSDVNTVSGGLRGWLGIYLRGICMGAADAVPGVSGGTIALITGIYERLIDAVTAIDADNMFRVLRGVTGDTGDAFASLREMDTAFLVTLGFGIMTAIVTITSLVEVAVETVPAPTFGFFFGLIAASALVLITEVSVDTHGRMAASIVGFALAFVVSGEAQSALGHSPAVTFVAGAIAISAMILPGISGSLLLLILGQYFYMTDTLSTFRDGVFGLLGGGSIDALAGPFVTIVTFCSGALVGLFTVAHAVDWALEHYREATFAFLIALIFGALRAPVSQLSTNLAEHGGSWTTEVLAVFAAAALVGGALVVAVDRYAGIDLD; encoded by the coding sequence ATGGCCGACGGAGAGACGCTATCCGACGTGAACACGGTGTCCGGCGGTCTCCGGGGGTGGCTGGGCATCTACCTCAGAGGCATCTGTATGGGCGCCGCGGACGCGGTTCCCGGTGTCTCCGGCGGCACCATCGCGCTCATCACCGGCATCTACGAACGGCTCATCGACGCGGTGACGGCCATCGACGCCGACAACATGTTCCGCGTGCTCCGTGGCGTCACCGGCGACACCGGGGACGCGTTCGCGTCGCTGCGGGAGATGGACACGGCGTTTCTCGTGACGCTCGGGTTCGGCATTATGACGGCCATCGTCACCATCACAAGTCTCGTCGAAGTCGCCGTCGAGACGGTGCCCGCGCCGACGTTCGGGTTCTTCTTCGGACTCATCGCGGCGTCGGCGCTGGTCCTCATCACCGAGGTGTCCGTCGACACGCATGGGCGGATGGCCGCGTCTATCGTCGGATTCGCCCTCGCGTTCGTCGTCTCCGGCGAAGCGCAGTCGGCGCTCGGGCACAGCCCGGCCGTGACGTTCGTCGCCGGCGCCATCGCCATCAGCGCGATGATTCTCCCCGGCATCTCGGGGTCGCTCCTGCTGCTCATCCTCGGGCAGTACTTCTACATGACCGACACGCTCTCGACGTTCAGAGACGGCGTGTTCGGTTTGCTCGGCGGCGGGAGCATCGACGCGCTCGCCGGCCCGTTCGTCACCATCGTCACGTTCTGTTCGGGCGCACTCGTCGGTCTGTTCACCGTCGCCCACGCCGTCGACTGGGCGCTCGAACACTACCGCGAGGCGACGTTCGCGTTCCTCATCGCGCTCATCTTCGGCGCGCTCCGAGCGCCCGTCTCTCAGCTCTCGACGAACCTCGCAGAGCACGGGGGGTCGTGGACGACCGAGGTACTTGCCGTCTTCGCCGCCGCGGCGCTGGTCGGCGGTGCGCTCGTCGTCGCCGTGGACCGCTACGCCGGTATCGACCTCGACTGA
- a CDS encoding class I SAM-dependent methyltransferase: MGFHTYDVDRADALEDESRYRHLSAEELLAALRPHPEMTVADLGSGTGFYTDDVAPHVGHLYAVDVQEAMHDIYREKGLPETVETVVADVASLPFGDDDLDAAFSTMTYHEFASAESLAELARVLRPGGCVVVVDWSKTGDGADGPPTDERYGVSDAASSLEDAGFAVDRAESRLETFLCIASV; encoded by the coding sequence ATGGGCTTTCACACGTACGACGTCGACCGCGCCGACGCTTTGGAGGACGAGAGTCGCTACCGCCACCTCTCGGCTGAGGAACTGCTCGCGGCGCTCCGTCCTCACCCCGAGATGACCGTCGCGGACCTCGGCAGCGGCACCGGTTTCTACACCGACGACGTGGCCCCGCACGTCGGTCACCTCTACGCCGTCGACGTGCAGGAGGCGATGCACGACATCTACCGCGAGAAAGGACTCCCCGAGACTGTCGAGACCGTCGTCGCCGACGTGGCGTCGCTCCCGTTCGGAGACGACGACCTCGACGCGGCGTTCTCGACGATGACCTACCACGAGTTCGCAAGCGCGGAGTCGCTCGCGGAACTCGCGCGTGTCCTCCGGCCCGGTGGGTGCGTGGTCGTCGTCGATTGGAGCAAGACGGGCGACGGCGCGGACGGTCCGCCGACGGACGAGCGCTACGGCGTCAGCGACGCAGCGTCGTCGCTCGAAGATGCCGGATTCGCGGTCGACCGCGCCGAGTCGCGACTCGAGACGTTCCTCTGTATCGCGTCCGTCTGA
- a CDS encoding HEWD family protein: MSSGVRLRRPTDRTCERCGRREVWNDESESWRVARDAEEPQAGSVHCIHEWDINGNFLPIEG; encoded by the coding sequence ATGAGCAGTGGTGTTCGACTCCGCCGACCGACAGACCGAACCTGTGAGCGCTGCGGCCGCCGCGAGGTATGGAACGACGAGAGCGAATCGTGGCGCGTGGCCCGCGACGCCGAAGAGCCGCAGGCCGGGAGCGTCCACTGCATCCACGAGTGGGACATCAACGGTAACTTCCTCCCCATCGAAGGCTAA